Sequence from the Venenivibrio stagnispumantis genome:
TTCTTTGATATTTATCCTCAAATCTAACTATATCATCTTCTTCTACATATTCACCAGCTTGAACTTCAATAATCTCAAGTGGAATTTTACCAGGGTTTATTAATCTATGTTTTGTTGTTTTAGGAACATATATGCTTTCATTTTCATGAATGTATATCTCTTCTTTTTTTCCGCCATCATGTTCTAATATTACTTTTGCTGTGCCTTTTACTACTATCCAGTGTTCGCTTCTGTGATAATGCATTTGCAAGCTTAAAGCTTCTCCCGGTAAAACGGTTATTCTTTTTATTCTGTATCTTTCTCCTTTTTCAAGTTCAGTATAACTTCCCCAAGGTCTATAAACGTTAGTATGATATTCGGTTATATGCTTTGTTTTTTCATTTTGTTTTAATATTTGCACCACATCTTTTATTTTTTGACCTTCTCCTCTTTTTGCTATTAAAACAACATCCGGAGTTT
This genomic interval carries:
- a CDS encoding cupin domain-containing protein, whose protein sequence is AVMEKTDKAVVLPMDITWSDVGSWDSVYEVLDKDQNQNVKIGNILDIDTKNSLIMTDKRLAITVGVEDLIVVETPDVVLIAKRGEGQKIKDVVQILKQNEKTKHITEYHTNVYRPWGSYTELEKGERYRIKRITVLPGEALSLQMHYHRSEHWIVVKGTAKVILEHDGGKKEEIYIHENESIYVPKTTKHRLINPGKIPLEIIEVQAGEYVEEDDIVRFEDKYQRNSLG